A single genomic interval of Haloterrigena salifodinae harbors:
- a CDS encoding type IV pilin: MPADSPLESPTRAVAPIIGVLALLAITVALAATIAVGMGFAGDGLLESSPNAAFGLEADADRSELTLEHVGGDSITVTDLELQIAVNGDRLEHQPPVPFVGANGYRGAPSGPFNPETDPEWQVGETATLRVAGTNDPTIRSGDTVLVTVVVDDTTVTRLEATAN, from the coding sequence GTGCCCGCCGATTCGCCACTCGAGTCACCCACCCGCGCCGTCGCACCCATCATCGGCGTCCTCGCTCTGCTCGCGATCACGGTCGCGCTGGCAGCCACCATCGCCGTTGGGATGGGGTTCGCCGGCGATGGCCTCCTCGAATCGAGCCCCAACGCCGCGTTCGGTCTCGAGGCGGACGCCGATCGCTCGGAACTGACCCTCGAGCACGTCGGTGGCGACTCGATCACCGTCACTGACCTCGAGTTGCAGATCGCAGTAAACGGCGACCGACTCGAGCACCAGCCGCCGGTGCCGTTCGTCGGCGCCAACGGATATCGGGGCGCGCCCAGCGGGCCGTTCAACCCCGAAACCGATCCGGAGTGGCAGGTCGGCGAGACGGCGACGCTCCGCGTTGCCGGAACGAACGACCCGACGATTCGATCGGGCGATACGGTATTGGTCACGGTCGTCGTCGACGACACTACTGTGACGAGACTCGAGGCGACGGCGAACTGA
- a CDS encoding methyltransferase domain-containing protein, which yields MGILENKARARLFYKYLSKVYDQVNPFIWNEEMRTEALDLLDLESEMTVLDVGCGTGFATEGLLERVDEVYALDQSEHQLEQAYTRFGKRAPPVHFHRGDAERLPFATDTFDVVWSSGSIEYWPNPILALREFRRVLKPGGQVLVVGPNYPDAVLAQKLADSIMLFYDEYEADRMFKRAGFEDVKHAFMGPSYDPEVAITTIGRAPE from the coding sequence ATGGGAATCCTCGAGAACAAGGCCCGGGCGCGACTGTTTTACAAGTACCTCTCGAAGGTCTACGACCAGGTCAACCCCTTCATCTGGAACGAGGAGATGCGGACCGAGGCGCTCGACCTGCTGGACCTCGAGTCCGAGATGACGGTGTTGGACGTCGGCTGTGGCACCGGCTTCGCGACCGAGGGACTGCTCGAGCGCGTCGACGAAGTGTACGCGCTCGACCAGAGCGAACACCAACTCGAGCAGGCCTACACGAGGTTCGGGAAACGCGCTCCGCCGGTCCACTTCCACCGTGGGGACGCCGAACGCCTCCCCTTCGCCACTGATACGTTTGACGTCGTCTGGTCGTCGGGCTCGATCGAGTACTGGCCGAACCCCATCCTCGCGTTGCGGGAGTTCCGCCGCGTGCTGAAACCCGGCGGGCAAGTGCTCGTCGTCGGTCCGAACTATCCCGATGCGGTCCTCGCTCAGAAACTCGCCGACTCGATCATGCTCTTCTACGATGAATACGAGGCCGACCGCATGTTCAAGCGGGCCGGCTTCGAAGACGTCAAGCACGCCTTCATGGGGCCGTCCTACGACCCCGAGGTCGCGATTACGACGATCGGTCGCGCGCCCGAGTAA
- the ahaH gene encoding ATP synthase archaeal subunit H, translating into MPRPEVLERIQSAEEEADEIVALAENDRDERIAEARERAEEIRSEAEQEARELKEQRLEEAREEIDAECERILEEGEQEREALAELARDRVDEVTDHVVELFQEDIHAQT; encoded by the coding sequence ATGCCGAGGCCAGAGGTTCTCGAACGAATACAGTCGGCGGAGGAAGAGGCCGACGAGATCGTCGCATTGGCAGAGAACGACCGCGACGAGCGAATCGCCGAGGCCCGGGAACGAGCCGAGGAAATTCGCTCGGAAGCGGAACAGGAGGCGCGCGAGCTCAAGGAGCAGCGCCTCGAAGAGGCGCGCGAGGAGATCGACGCCGAGTGTGAACGCATCCTCGAAGAGGGCGAGCAGGAGCGAGAGGCGCTCGCGGAGCTCGCCCGGGATCGGGTCGACGAAGTGACCGATCACGTCGTCGAACTGTTCCAGGAGGACATTCATGCTCAGACCTAA
- a CDS encoding V-type ATP synthase subunit I — protein MLRPKQMSKVSVTGSKGIMPTVIETIHGLNLVHLSDYDGSWEGFNNGNPIEGADEASEKLVTVRSLESSLELSDEDVDPRALEGDWEQRLEEVRERVTELDDRRGAVNDDLRSVTEKIDRVEPFAELGIDLDLLSGYETVDVVVGEGNVGAIEDAVAASDDIRAFETFTGGDVVAIVAAPAEDADEGALEDALVGVEFSRHAVPETEQSPSAYVNELEERQQELEYELEEIDAELEEVEANHGEFLQRVEEQLTIEVQQAEAPLQFATTDRAFVAEGWLPTEEYDRLVAGLNDAVGDSVEVEELERADYDRHGAHTHTEEIQKGAEAGAEDDASPAATDEDEQQQKAVTDGGSAVTMGDEPPTVQNNAGPAKPFEVLVQAVNRPKYSELDPTIFLFLTFPAFFGFMIGDVGYGIMYMAIGAYLVTQFDSDGVTSLGGVAIWAGAFTVLFGIIYGEIFGLHVLGEVLWHDMFHSELLPLNKGLEPAAADFALGWMVVSVLAGIVHLNIGYILDFYENLSHGVKDAVLHSGTWILMLNGVWIWIFSQQARSSKPDFLFTTFASDGPFPIGFTGFPEWGLVTIPLGVTDFLLTAPFLVFLIGFVLLIVSEPVEAIEALDVVVNVFSYTRMGAVLLAKAGMAFVVNLLFFGGYQNPEGEFHFLRNHEPSYVAEHYGEGAEVIFSGLMHSGTAALVGGLVILVVGHIVVLALGVTSAGLQAVRLEYVEFFNKFYEGGGKNYEPFGHDRTHTEDY, from the coding sequence ATGCTCAGACCTAAACAGATGAGCAAGGTCTCGGTGACCGGCTCCAAGGGCATCATGCCCACGGTCATCGAGACGATCCACGGACTGAACCTGGTCCACCTCTCGGACTACGACGGCTCCTGGGAGGGGTTCAATAACGGGAACCCGATCGAGGGCGCCGACGAGGCGTCCGAGAAGCTGGTGACCGTCCGCTCCCTCGAGAGCTCCCTAGAGCTGTCCGACGAGGACGTCGACCCGAGAGCCCTCGAGGGCGACTGGGAGCAGCGACTCGAAGAGGTCCGCGAGCGAGTCACCGAACTCGACGACCGCCGCGGAGCGGTCAACGACGACCTGCGATCGGTCACGGAGAAAATCGACCGCGTCGAGCCGTTCGCCGAACTCGGCATCGATCTCGACCTGCTGTCCGGGTACGAGACGGTCGATGTCGTCGTCGGCGAGGGGAACGTCGGCGCGATCGAAGACGCCGTCGCGGCGTCGGACGACATCCGCGCCTTCGAGACGTTCACCGGCGGTGACGTTGTGGCTATCGTGGCCGCGCCCGCCGAGGACGCCGACGAGGGCGCCCTCGAGGACGCGCTGGTCGGGGTCGAGTTCTCGCGCCACGCGGTGCCCGAGACCGAACAGAGCCCGAGCGCGTACGTTAACGAGCTCGAGGAGCGACAACAAGAACTCGAGTACGAACTCGAAGAGATCGACGCGGAACTCGAGGAGGTCGAGGCGAATCACGGCGAGTTCCTCCAGCGCGTCGAGGAGCAACTGACCATCGAGGTTCAGCAGGCGGAAGCACCCCTGCAGTTCGCGACGACCGACCGCGCGTTCGTCGCGGAGGGATGGCTCCCGACCGAGGAGTACGACCGGCTCGTCGCCGGCCTGAACGACGCAGTCGGCGACAGCGTCGAGGTCGAAGAACTCGAGCGGGCGGACTACGACCGACACGGCGCTCACACCCACACGGAAGAAATCCAGAAGGGTGCCGAAGCCGGCGCCGAGGACGACGCGTCCCCCGCCGCGACCGACGAGGACGAGCAACAGCAAAAGGCTGTCACCGACGGCGGATCGGCGGTCACGATGGGCGACGAGCCCCCGACGGTCCAGAACAACGCGGGGCCGGCGAAACCGTTCGAGGTGCTGGTCCAGGCGGTCAACCGTCCGAAGTACAGCGAACTCGATCCGACCATCTTCCTGTTCCTGACGTTCCCGGCCTTCTTCGGCTTCATGATCGGCGACGTCGGGTACGGGATCATGTACATGGCCATCGGCGCGTACTTGGTCACGCAGTTCGACAGCGACGGCGTCACCAGCCTGGGCGGCGTCGCCATCTGGGCCGGCGCGTTCACCGTCCTGTTCGGGATCATCTACGGAGAGATCTTCGGACTGCACGTGCTCGGAGAAGTGCTCTGGCACGACATGTTCCACTCCGAGCTCCTTCCGCTGAACAAGGGGCTCGAGCCGGCAGCCGCCGACTTCGCACTCGGCTGGATGGTCGTGAGCGTGCTTGCCGGGATCGTCCACCTGAACATCGGGTACATCCTGGACTTCTACGAGAACCTCAGCCACGGCGTCAAAGACGCCGTCCTGCACAGCGGTACGTGGATCCTGATGCTCAACGGCGTCTGGATCTGGATCTTCTCGCAGCAGGCCCGATCGTCGAAGCCGGACTTCCTGTTCACGACGTTCGCGAGCGACGGGCCGTTCCCGATCGGCTTCACCGGGTTCCCGGAGTGGGGGCTCGTGACGATTCCGTTGGGAGTCACCGACTTCCTGCTTACGGCACCGTTTCTCGTCTTCCTGATCGGGTTCGTCCTGCTGATCGTCAGCGAACCCGTCGAGGCGATCGAGGCGCTCGACGTCGTCGTCAACGTCTTCTCGTACACCCGAATGGGCGCAGTGTTGCTCGCGAAGGCCGGCATGGCGTTCGTGGTCAACCTGCTGTTCTTCGGCGGGTACCAGAACCCTGAGGGGGAGTTCCACTTCCTTCGGAACCACGAGCCGAGCTACGTCGCCGAACACTACGGCGAGGGTGCTGAAGTTATCTTCAGCGGCCTCATGCACTCGGGGACCGCAGCGCTCGTCGGCGGCCTCGTCATTCTCGTCGTCGGACACATCGTCGTGCTAGCGCTTGGCGTGACGAGCGCCGGCTTACAGGCTGTGCGCCTCGAGTACGTCGAATTCTTTAACAAGTTTTATGAAGGCGGTGGGAAGAACTACGAACCGTTCGGACACGATCGAACTCACACGGAGGACTACTAA
- a CDS encoding V-type ATP synthase subunit E, whose product MSLDTVVEDIREEAHARAEDIRAEGEARADEIESAAEEDAEEIRIEAKREADREVEQLREQRLSSAKLEAKQKRLEARRDVLGDVREEVEDELAALDGDTREELMRALLEGASDEFDEGDDVNVYGRADDEELIESILADYDGYEYAGEYDCLGGVVVESDQSRVRVNNTFDSVLEDVWEDNLREISNRLFEQ is encoded by the coding sequence ATGAGTTTGGACACAGTCGTAGAAGACATTCGAGAAGAGGCCCACGCGCGTGCGGAGGATATCCGCGCTGAGGGCGAAGCGCGCGCTGACGAGATCGAATCGGCCGCCGAAGAGGACGCCGAGGAGATTCGCATCGAGGCCAAGCGGGAGGCCGACCGCGAGGTCGAGCAGTTGCGCGAACAGCGTCTCTCCAGCGCGAAACTGGAGGCGAAGCAAAAGCGCCTGGAGGCTCGCCGCGACGTGCTCGGCGACGTCCGCGAGGAGGTCGAAGACGAGCTCGCCGCCCTCGACGGGGACACCCGCGAGGAGCTGATGCGTGCGCTCCTCGAGGGCGCCAGTGACGAGTTTGACGAGGGCGACGACGTCAACGTCTATGGCCGCGCCGACGACGAGGAGCTGATCGAGTCGATCCTCGCCGACTACGACGGCTACGAGTACGCCGGCGAGTACGATTGCCTCGGCGGCGTCGTCGTCGAGAGCGACCAGTCTCGAGTTCGGGTCAACAACACGTTCGACTCGGTGCTCGAGGACGTCTGGGAAGACAACCTCCGGGAGATCAGTAACCGACTCTTCGAGCAATGA
- a CDS encoding V-type ATP synthase subunit C, whose protein sequence is MSAGASNPEYVNARVRSRRASLFADEDYRKLVRMGPSEIARFMEETEYEREINALGARFSGVDLIEYALNRNLAKHFQDLLDWSEGRLYDHIARYLRKFDVWNLKTIFRGIYTDTDAEEIRTDLIRAGELEDATIERLLETDSIEDAIEFLRATSYYEPLTVAYEEFEDHGALVPLENALDREFYENLLADISRGPGVEPQEGPEAKYVEFLQAEIDFRNVRNALRLARSGADLDPAAYYIDGGVLFDRADLGRLVGDYDALVDHIAENKRYGDRLSGALERLRDADSLIQFEHALDAALLEYADTLSSIYPTSVSAVLSYILAKEREVENIRAIARGREVGLDETEIEEELVIL, encoded by the coding sequence ATGAGCGCAGGTGCCTCGAATCCGGAATACGTGAACGCTCGCGTGCGGTCCCGACGAGCGTCGCTGTTCGCGGACGAAGACTATCGGAAGCTGGTCCGGATGGGGCCGAGCGAGATCGCGCGGTTCATGGAAGAGACGGAGTACGAGCGTGAGATCAACGCGCTCGGTGCGCGGTTCTCGGGTGTCGACCTGATCGAGTACGCCCTGAACCGTAACCTCGCGAAACACTTCCAGGACCTGCTGGACTGGTCTGAGGGGCGCCTCTACGACCACATCGCCCGGTATCTTCGGAAGTTCGACGTCTGGAACCTGAAGACGATCTTCCGCGGGATCTACACCGACACCGATGCCGAGGAGATCCGGACGGACCTGATCCGGGCCGGCGAACTCGAGGACGCAACGATCGAGCGCCTCCTCGAGACCGACTCCATCGAGGACGCGATCGAGTTCTTGCGCGCCACGAGTTACTACGAGCCGCTGACCGTGGCCTACGAGGAGTTCGAGGACCACGGCGCGCTCGTTCCGCTCGAAAACGCCCTTGACCGGGAGTTCTACGAGAACCTGCTCGCGGACATCTCGCGGGGCCCGGGCGTCGAACCCCAGGAGGGGCCGGAGGCGAAGTACGTCGAGTTCCTGCAGGCGGAAATCGACTTCCGGAACGTCCGGAACGCCCTGCGGCTGGCCCGCAGCGGAGCGGACCTCGACCCCGCGGCCTACTACATCGATGGCGGTGTCCTGTTCGATCGGGCGGATCTGGGTCGGCTCGTCGGCGATTACGACGCGCTCGTCGATCACATCGCTGAGAACAAACGCTACGGCGACCGCCTCTCGGGGGCGCTGGAACGGCTCCGAGACGCTGACAGCCTTATCCAGTTCGAGCACGCACTAGACGCTGCGTTGCTCGAGTACGCCGATACGCTCTCGAGCATCTACCCGACCTCCGTTTCGGCCGTGCTCTCGTACATCCTCGCGAAGGAGCGCGAGGTCGAGAACATCCGTGCGATCGCGCGCGGTCGAGAGGTCGGCCTCGATGAAACCGAGATCGAAGAGGAGCTGGTGATCCTATGA
- a CDS encoding V-type ATP synthase subunit F has protein sequence MSQEIAVVGSPEFTTGFRLAGVRRFENVPDDEKDDRLDEAATAVLEDEGVGIVVMHDDDLEHLSRNVRQEVETSVEPVVVTIGSGTGGGGLREQIKRAIGIDLMDEDEQE, from the coding sequence ATGAGCCAGGAAATCGCAGTCGTCGGCAGTCCGGAGTTCACGACCGGCTTCCGCCTCGCGGGGGTCCGTCGCTTCGAGAACGTCCCGGACGACGAGAAGGACGACCGACTGGACGAGGCGGCGACGGCGGTCCTCGAGGACGAGGGCGTCGGCATCGTCGTCATGCACGACGACGACCTCGAACACCTGTCGCGCAACGTGCGCCAGGAAGTCGAGACGAGCGTCGAACCGGTCGTCGTCACGATCGGGAGCGGAACCGGTGGCGGCGGACTGCGCGAGCAGATCAAACGCGCGATCGGTATCGACCTGATGGACGAGGACGAACAAGAGTAA
- a CDS encoding ATP synthase subunit A produces MSQAEDIESVDEDGVIESVSGPVVTATDLDARMNDVVYVGDEGLMGEVIEIEGNLTTIQVYEETSGVGPGEPVQNTGEPLSVDLGPGMLDSIYDGVQRPLDVLEGKMGTAFLDRGVDAPGIDLEKKWEFTPEVEEGDTVEPGEIVGVVEETVTIDHKVMVPPDYEGGEVTAIEAGEFTVEETVVELDNGEEIQMHQEWPVREARPAGDKETPTEPLVTGQRVQDGLFPLAKGGTAAIPGPFGSGKTVTQQQLAKWSDADIVVYIGCGERGNEMTEVIEDFPELPDPQTGNPLMARTCLIANTSNMPVAARESCIYTGITIAEYYRDMGYDVALMADSTSRWAEAMREISSRLEEMPGEEGYPAYLAASLSEFYERAGKFQLMNGGEGSISVVGAVSPPGGDFSEPVTQNTLRIVKTFWALDADLAERRHFPSINWNESYSLYKDQLDPWWESNVAGDWSDIRQWAVDVLDEEDELQEIVQLVGKDALPEDQQLTLEVARFLREAWLQQNALHDVDTYCEPEKTYRMLEAIKTFNDEAFEALEAGVPVEEITDVDAAPRLNRMGTAEEWESFIEEIENDLQEQLRALY; encoded by the coding sequence ATGAGCCAGGCAGAAGACATCGAATCCGTCGACGAAGACGGTGTAATCGAAAGCGTGAGCGGTCCGGTCGTGACCGCCACGGACCTCGACGCCCGGATGAACGACGTCGTCTACGTCGGCGACGAAGGACTGATGGGCGAGGTCATCGAGATCGAAGGAAACCTGACCACCATTCAGGTCTACGAGGAAACCTCCGGCGTCGGCCCGGGCGAACCCGTCCAGAACACGGGCGAGCCCCTGAGCGTCGACCTCGGACCCGGTATGCTGGACTCCATCTACGACGGCGTCCAGCGCCCGCTCGACGTTCTCGAGGGGAAGATGGGGACGGCGTTCCTCGACCGCGGGGTCGACGCGCCCGGTATCGACCTCGAGAAGAAGTGGGAGTTCACCCCCGAAGTCGAGGAAGGCGATACGGTCGAACCCGGCGAAATCGTCGGGGTCGTCGAGGAGACCGTCACGATCGACCACAAGGTCATGGTCCCGCCGGACTACGAGGGCGGCGAGGTCACGGCCATCGAGGCCGGCGAGTTCACGGTCGAGGAGACCGTCGTCGAACTCGACAACGGCGAGGAGATCCAGATGCACCAGGAGTGGCCGGTCCGAGAGGCCCGCCCCGCCGGTGACAAGGAAACACCGACCGAGCCGCTGGTGACGGGCCAGCGCGTTCAGGACGGTCTCTTCCCGCTCGCAAAGGGCGGGACGGCGGCGATTCCCGGACCCTTTGGCTCTGGGAAGACCGTCACCCAGCAGCAACTCGCCAAGTGGTCCGACGCGGACATCGTCGTCTACATCGGCTGTGGCGAGCGCGGCAACGAGATGACCGAGGTCATCGAAGACTTCCCGGAACTGCCGGACCCGCAGACCGGGAACCCGCTGATGGCCCGGACGTGCCTCATCGCCAACACGTCGAACATGCCCGTCGCGGCCCGCGAGTCCTGTATTTACACGGGGATCACGATCGCGGAGTACTACCGCGACATGGGGTACGACGTCGCGCTGATGGCCGACTCCACCTCCCGGTGGGCCGAGGCCATGCGCGAAATCTCCTCCCGACTCGAGGAGATGCCCGGCGAAGAGGGGTACCCCGCGTACCTGGCCGCGTCGCTCTCGGAGTTCTACGAGCGCGCCGGCAAGTTCCAGCTGATGAACGGCGGCGAAGGGTCGATCTCGGTCGTCGGCGCAGTCTCGCCGCCGGGCGGCGACTTCTCCGAGCCGGTCACCCAGAACACGCTGCGTATCGTCAAGACGTTCTGGGCGCTCGACGCCGACCTCGCGGAACGTCGGCACTTCCCGTCGATCAACTGGAACGAGTCCTACTCGCTGTACAAGGACCAGCTCGACCCGTGGTGGGAGAGCAACGTCGCCGGCGACTGGTCGGACATCCGCCAATGGGCGGTCGACGTGTTAGACGAGGAAGACGAGCTCCAGGAGATCGTTCAGCTCGTCGGGAAGGACGCCCTGCCGGAGGACCAGCAGCTGACCCTCGAGGTCGCCCGCTTCCTCCGTGAGGCGTGGCTCCAGCAGAACGCGCTCCACGACGTCGACACCTACTGCGAACCCGAGAAGACCTACCGGATGCTCGAGGCCATCAAGACGTTCAACGACGAGGCCTTCGAAGCGCTCGAGGCCGGCGTCCCGGTCGAGGAGATCACCGACGTCGACGCCGCCCCGCGTCTCAACCGGATGGGCACCGCCGAGGAGTGGGAATCGTTCATCGAGGAGATCGAGAACGACCTCCAGGAACAACTGCGAGCACTGTACTAA
- a CDS encoding ATP synthase subunit B, producing the protein MKEYQTITEISGPLVFAEVDEPVGYDEIVEIETPQGETLRGQVLESSEGLVSIQVFEGTGGIDRNASVRFLGETMKMPVTEDLLGRVLDGSGNPIDGGPEIVPEDRHDIVGEAINPYSREYPEEFIQTGVSAIDGMNTLVRGQKLPIFSASGLPHNDLALQIARQATVPEEDESGDDDEDSEFAVIFGAMGITAEEANEFMDDFERTGALERSVVFMNLADDPAVERQVTPRLALTTAEYLAFEKDYHVLVILTDMTNYCEALREIGAAREEVPGRRGYPGYMYTDLAQLYERAGRIEGKEGSVTQIPILTMPGDDETHPIPDLTGYITEGQIMMDRDLNSQGIEPPVNVLPSLSRLMDDGIGEGLTREDHGDVSDQMYAAYAEGEDLRDLVNIVGREALSERDNKYLDFADRFEEEFVQQGYDTNRSIDETLELGWDLLSMLPKEELNRIGEDLIEEHYREEEPEAVQAD; encoded by the coding sequence ATGAAAGAGTACCAGACAATCACGGAAATCAGCGGTCCGCTGGTGTTCGCCGAGGTCGACGAACCGGTCGGTTACGACGAGATCGTCGAGATCGAGACGCCACAGGGCGAGACCCTGCGCGGACAGGTGCTGGAATCGAGCGAGGGACTCGTTTCGATCCAGGTGTTCGAAGGCACTGGCGGTATCGACCGTAACGCCTCCGTTCGCTTCCTGGGCGAGACGATGAAGATGCCCGTCACCGAGGATCTGCTTGGACGGGTGCTGGACGGTTCCGGGAATCCGATCGACGGCGGCCCGGAGATCGTCCCCGAGGACCGCCACGACATCGTCGGCGAAGCGATCAATCCCTACTCCCGGGAGTACCCCGAGGAGTTCATCCAGACCGGCGTCTCCGCCATCGACGGCATGAACACGCTGGTTCGCGGTCAGAAGCTGCCGATCTTCTCCGCGTCGGGGCTGCCCCACAACGACCTCGCACTGCAGATCGCCCGCCAGGCGACCGTGCCGGAGGAAGACGAGAGCGGCGACGACGACGAGGACTCCGAGTTCGCCGTCATCTTCGGCGCGATGGGGATCACCGCCGAAGAGGCGAACGAGTTCATGGACGACTTCGAACGCACGGGCGCGCTCGAGCGCTCGGTCGTCTTCATGAACCTCGCAGACGACCCCGCAGTCGAGCGACAGGTCACGCCGCGACTCGCCCTGACCACGGCCGAGTACCTGGCCTTCGAGAAGGACTATCACGTCCTGGTCATCCTGACGGACATGACCAACTACTGCGAGGCGCTCCGTGAGATCGGCGCCGCACGCGAGGAGGTCCCGGGCCGCCGTGGCTACCCCGGCTACATGTACACCGACCTGGCACAGCTCTACGAGCGTGCCGGTCGTATCGAGGGCAAGGAGGGCTCGGTCACGCAGATTCCGATCCTGACCATGCCCGGCGACGACGAGACTCACCCGATTCCGGACCTGACGGGCTACATTACCGAGGGCCAGATCATGATGGATCGGGACCTCAACAGCCAGGGGATCGAGCCGCCGGTCAACGTCCTGCCCAGCCTCTCGCGGCTGATGGACGACGGAATCGGCGAGGGCCTGACCCGCGAGGATCACGGCGACGTCTCCGACCAGATGTACGCCGCCTACGCGGAAGGTGAGGACCTGCGCGACCTCGTCAACATTGTCGGTCGCGAAGCGCTCTCCGAGCGCGACAACAAGTACCTCGACTTCGCCGACCGCTTCGAGGAGGAGTTCGTTCAGCAGGGCTATGACACCAACCGCTCGATCGACGAGACGCTCGAGCTCGGCTGGGACCTGCTCTCGATGCTCCCCAAGGAGGAACTCAACCGTATCGGCGAGGACCTCATCGAGGAGCACTACCGCGAAGAAGAGCCGGAAGCCGTTCAGGCCGACTGA
- a CDS encoding long-chain-fatty-acid--CoA ligase has protein sequence MHKPLLVTDFLDRARKHYGGEEAVVATTGERYTYDELGERADRFSAALQERGIEKGDRVAVLDPNTHYHLEAAYGSMQLGAVHTPLNYRLTPDDFSYMLEDAEVDAIYADYDFADKIEPIRDEVPTETFITNDADSVNGEWEEFDAVLEDAGTEYDRPEMSEDEIITMNYTSGTTGDPKGVCRTHRSETLHAYLITAHQELRDDDVYLWTLPMFHVNGWGHIYAVTGIGAKHVCTRGVDAGDIFEAVQTEDVSYMCGAPTVLNMLIDHYEERDPETTGANDVRIATAGSAPPEATIRTVEDEFGWYLKHVYGATETGPLITTSDARRTFDDDDSDRFAIKKRQGLGYLGTEIRVVDEDGNDVTRDDASIGEIVVRGNQVMEKYWNKPEETEEAFNDRVEGYYHTGDLAVVDEHGMISIQDRKKDIIISGGENISSIELEDTLFDHPEVSDVAVIPAPSDEWGETPKAFVVPGNGDPDDPSVTRDELVDYTRDNLAGYKVVREVEFVEELPTTATGKIQKYELRQREWEDEDRMVGQG, from the coding sequence ATGCACAAACCACTGCTCGTGACGGACTTCCTCGATCGGGCGCGCAAACACTACGGGGGCGAGGAGGCGGTCGTCGCGACCACGGGGGAACGGTACACCTACGATGAACTCGGCGAGCGGGCCGATCGGTTTTCGGCGGCGCTTCAGGAGCGGGGCATCGAGAAGGGCGATCGCGTCGCTGTCTTGGACCCGAACACGCACTACCACCTCGAGGCGGCCTACGGGAGCATGCAACTCGGCGCGGTGCACACGCCGCTGAACTACCGACTGACGCCCGACGACTTCTCCTACATGCTCGAGGACGCGGAGGTCGACGCCATCTACGCCGACTACGACTTCGCCGACAAGATCGAGCCGATCCGCGACGAGGTGCCGACGGAGACGTTCATCACGAACGACGCCGATAGCGTCAATGGCGAATGGGAGGAGTTCGACGCGGTGCTCGAGGACGCGGGCACCGAGTACGACCGCCCCGAGATGAGCGAGGACGAGATCATCACGATGAACTACACCTCGGGGACGACGGGTGACCCGAAGGGAGTCTGCCGGACCCACCGCTCGGAGACGCTCCACGCCTATCTGATCACGGCCCACCAGGAGCTGCGCGACGACGACGTCTACCTCTGGACGCTACCGATGTTCCACGTCAACGGCTGGGGCCATATCTACGCCGTGACGGGGATCGGCGCGAAACACGTCTGCACGCGCGGCGTCGACGCCGGGGACATCTTCGAGGCCGTCCAGACCGAGGACGTCTCCTACATGTGCGGCGCGCCGACGGTGCTGAACATGCTGATCGATCACTACGAGGAACGCGACCCCGAGACGACCGGGGCCAACGATGTTCGCATCGCGACCGCCGGCTCGGCGCCGCCGGAGGCCACTATCCGCACCGTCGAGGACGAGTTCGGCTGGTACCTGAAACACGTCTACGGCGCGACCGAGACGGGGCCGCTGATCACCACCTCCGACGCGCGGCGCACGTTCGACGACGACGATTCGGACCGCTTCGCGATCAAGAAGCGCCAGGGGCTGGGCTATCTCGGCACCGAGATCCGCGTCGTCGACGAGGACGGCAACGACGTCACCCGCGACGACGCCTCGATCGGCGAGATCGTCGTCCGCGGCAACCAAGTCATGGAGAAGTACTGGAACAAGCCCGAAGAGACCGAAGAAGCGTTCAACGACCGCGTCGAGGGCTACTACCACACCGGCGACCTCGCCGTCGTCGACGAACACGGGATGATCTCCATCCAGGATCGCAAGAAGGACATCATCATCTCGGGGGGTGAAAACATCTCGAGCATCGAACTCGAGGACACGCTGTTCGACCACCCCGAAGTGTCGGACGTGGCCGTCATCCCAGCCCCCAGCGACGAGTGGGGCGAGACGCCGAAGGCGTTCGTCGTGCCGGGCAACGGCGATCCGGACGATCCGAGCGTGACGCGGGACGAACTCGTCGACTACACGCGCGACAACCTCGCGGGCTACAAGGTCGTCCGAGAGGTCGAGTTCGTCGAGGAACTGCCGACGACGGCGACCGGCAAGATCCAGAAGTACGAACTCCGCCAGCGGGAGTGGGAGGACGAAGATCGGATGGTCGGGCAAGGCTAA